TAATTACTTGACAATTCCAATCAATTTTATCTAAGATTTTATTGCTAGTAGCGCACTTTGCAATATCTTCTGGATGTTGCGGGCGCGGGCCGTCAGCAATTACTAAAAGCTTAGAAGGTTTAGCCTGACGAATTACTTCAAATACTTTTGCTGTGGTGTCTGGTTTATTAAAGATAATTAAGACGACAGCAGTGTTCATAACTACATTTTAAAATGTATGCGATCTCTGAGAACATTAGATTTCTTGAAATAGGATTTAAAAATATTTACGATTTGGGTAAATAAAGATAATTTATCTATAATAAACGGTATTTATCTTTAGTTGCATTTTTATCAGTGATGTTTCTATAAAAGGTTTATTTCTGAATCGCAACTACAGACTTGATGCCATATTCAATTAGAGCTAATTTGGCCTAACTGAGACTGCATTTGGTGATATTGCCAGAACTTACCATGCTGTTGCAAAAGTTCTTGGTATCCCCCTTGTTCTACAATGTGCCCTTGTTCGAGTACGATAATTTTGTCGGCTCGAAAAATTGTCGATAGCCGATGAGCGATCGCAATTACTGTTCTACCTACTGCTAGCTTTTCGAGGGAATCCTGAATCAGGCGTTCGGAAACAGAGTCGAGGGCGGAAGTGGCTTCATCGAGAATCAAAATTTCTGGGTTGCGTAACAAGGCGCGGGCTATAGCAATGCGTTGGCGTTGTCCTCCCGATAACCGCACTCCGCGATCGCCTAGTTTGGTATTAAATCCTTGGGGTAACTCTAAAATAAATTCCAGCGCATTGGCTTGGATTGCAGCTTGCTCAATTGCTGCATCATCTACTCCTTCTAAGCCATAGGCAATATTGTTGTGTACGGTTGTATTGAAAATAAACGTATCTTGGCTGACTACCGCCATGCGCGATCGCAGAGATTTAAGCTGAAATTGGCGTAAGTCCATGCCATCAACCAAAATTTTGCCTGCGGTCGGATCGTAGAAGCGCATTAACAAATCTGCTAGGGTGGTCTTACCAGAACCAGAAGCCCCCACTAATGCTACCATCTGATTGCGTTCGATGGTGAAGGTGATATTTTCTAGTACTAATTTGCGATTGTCGTAACTAAAATTTACATGAATCAATTCGAGCGATCGCTTTAAGCCAGAAAACTCCCGTTCTCCATCTTGCATATAAGGTTTATTATCCGTCCTTAACAGTTCGTGAACGCTTCTGAGCGAACCGTAATAAGTAGCAATTAATCCCCACGAACTGTTCATATGGGAAATTATTGGTAGCAAGCGAAACAAGGCAAAAAGAAAAGCTAGTAACAGTACTACATGAAGCTTACCACTCGCTACGAGGGTAGTTACTGCCACCAGAATTATGCCAATTAAAATTGTTGTGGCGATCGCCTCAATTAATGGTTGCACAATTCCACTCATGGAATTCATTTTCAACCAAGCTTTCATAACTTGCTGTGCAACTTGGTAGAAACGTCTCCGTTCATAATCATGTGTCCAAAATGCCTGCACAGTGCGCACACCATTCACAAATTCTACAGCCGTGGATGCTAACTCACTAGCAGTAGTTGTCATTTCTACGCTAGCTGCACGCACTCGCCGGATCAAATTTGATGCGCCTGCTGCTAATAAGCTAAATAAAATAACTGTGGCTAAAGTCAATTGCCAAGAAATCACAAACATGGCAATAGTGTATGCCACAATAATGCAACTTTTGCTCACAAAATTAATGACTTCATTAAAAGCGTAGCTAATTTCACCTACCTCTGTAGAGAATGTTTGAAAAAGTTCTCCAGAACGCTTTTGTGTATAGTAACTTAAGCTCAAATGTTGCAACTGCTCAAAAATTTGTTTGCGCAGACTATCGATTAAACGTACTTCACAATATTTAGCGGTATAACGTCCTAGGTAAGTGAAGATGGCACGCGCCCAAACATTTAATAAAATTAAGCCTGATATGCGATATATGCGCTCAGATATATTAGCTTTCGTTCCTAAAATCCAAATATCGAACCATCCGATTCCTGTTTGTAGCGGTGGCTGGTTGACATTTGTTAAACATTGTAATAAAAATGCCACCAAACCTATCCCTGTTGCTTCCAGAAATGCTCCGATTAAAGTGAATAATATTGCTAGAGCCGCAATTCCTCTCAATGGCTGAAACGAATTGATAATTAGATAGTGTTCCTGCCAAAATTTGGTTTTTATTAGCAGTTTGCCGATGAGTTTAGGTATCTCTGTTTGCATAAATATTTTTAGGTTGCGGTTGTACTAGTTAAATCATTCACCTCAAAGAAACAATATTTTTTTGCAACCCTTTATGTATTATTGATTTTAGTAAACGCAGAGAATTTTTGATTTGTGACTTTAACGTTAGCAGCCAGAGTACTAACTGCCATCTTTTTTGATAAGGTCTATATTTGGCAAAAAACTTCAAGGCAGAAACTATATGCACTAATCGCAGATAGTTAAATAGCGAACTAGTGCTTGAACGTTGATAAATATGTAGTGCAGAAGCTTCGGGTTGAAATAAAACTCGATAACCATTTTGCCAAGCATCCAAACACAAACTTACATCTTCAAAATATAAGAAAAAACGTTCATCAAATAAGCCATATCGCGCAATGTATTCTCCCGATACCATCATAAAAGCTCCTATTGCCCAGTTGACTTCAACTGCTTTTTGGGGAGGCGACATCTGCTCGTAGTAGTAATCGAAGGGATGTAATAAAGTTTGCAGCGTCTCGCCTAATAACTGCTTGAGGATTAAGTATGTAAAAGTGGGGAATCTGCGGATGGAAGGTTGTACCGAACGATCTAGATAAACTAACTTAGGGCAAACGATCGCAATATCTCGGTCTGAGTTCAATGTTGTAGCTAACTTAGTAATTACCTCAGGCTTAAATGTCACATCTGGATTTACTAATACATACATTCTACTGGGTGAAGCGGCAACTGCGCGATTATTACCTGTGGCGAAACCTAAGTTTTGCTTACCTTTAATTCCGATAAAGGTCTGGGGATATTTTCTGCTAAATTCATCAAGAATTTGCGGGCAATTATCAATAGAGGCATTGTCATAAACTACGATTCTGCTTGTATGTGGATAATATTTGTGAATTGCTGCCAAGCATGACTCGATTGCGCCTCTTAAAGTCCGAGCCGAGTTCCAGGAAACAATAATAAAAGAAAGCTCAACGATCGATGTCATGATCTACACACCCTCATAAACACTTCTTTGTGTGTAAAGGCGATAAGGCTGCCATCCCCATCCAAATTAACTAAATTTTGAATAAATTTATACCAACAATAATTTACGCTTTTTTCATCCATGAAGTTAATTTAGAAACATCTTAACGGTCAAATTTCACGTTTAATTACTGAATTATTTGTTATCTATATATAGATATATAGATAGCAATCCATACCGCACGATAAGGATATTAAAGTCATTTTGTCAAATAGTTATGCTAGAGCATCACAATTTTCCTCATCGAAGTATTAATTTTAATCGACTGAGAATATCGAGAGTAGAATCAACGTCTTTACAGAGTCAACCTGTCTCATAAATTGTACTATCTTCTCACTAATTTACTACTTTGCAACCTAAGTAATAAGATATTTTTTTATACATTTTTTTATTTAGGATCTTGGAGAAAATTCTGTTGACTAGCCGAAATACTGGAGATTTAATTACTGCCATTCGATATTTTTATGTATTTTATTTTACCAAAAAAATATTTAATTATCTGAATTTTTAGCCGATAAAATAATACCAACTGGAAAAACGATCGCAAAGAGTAGATTCGCCAAAAGCAGGCGCAGCAAGAGATTCTCTATCCTAAAGCTCAGATTTCAAATCCCAAATGGTATAAGTAAAATCAAGCTTTTTGAGAAAATACACATAAGTACCCAGTTAATAAGTTAACTTTCCTGTATAATCTAAGTTATAATTTCATAGAAAATTTATTTAGCAAGTAAAAAAAGTAAATTTTAGGATTACTTGCTGGAAGTTATATACCAATGAGGCTTGATTAATATACCTAAGGATCTCTGCGGTAATATGACTAGAATTTTGAGTCATGATGTGTTATGTCAAGCAATGGAGTTAGTGAGATGCTCATTAATTGTTCTTATCTTTATGCCAAAGAAGTCAGAGATATTCTTAATCAGTTGTAATCGATGGCAAGATATCTGCTGAGGCTGTTGAAGATGTTGAAAATACAACAGAATATATAACCTTGTTTTTCCGTACTTGAAATTGATGCTTTATTCCAATTACCAGTATTAAATTAACAAGTGATTTAACTGATGCAGATATTTAATTGTTGATGATTTTGGGATGTCTATCCAATTGTCATAGAGATAGTAACGTCTATGCAATCATCAGGTTTAGCAGATAACTTTGCAAATAGCCTGCATACATAAGCGATCAAAATATTACTCTGCAAAATATGCCTGATTCATACAAGTCAACATCTGCGACTGCTACGCCTGATTTGGATAAACAGTTATTTGGCAATCAGCAATTTTTAGCGCAGGTGGACTCTTGGAATTATCAAGTTACTGGCTTTAAAGAATATGCTACTCAATCTAGTATCGCCAATACCAGCCTCGGCTACAAAATTAAACTTCGTCAAGGACAACTGCTAGTCAGACAGGCGGAAAACCTAGAAGATATTCATCTGCTTTCCTATCGCAACGAGCAATTTTTGACTGAGTGGTTGCAGTACTCTCCGGCTGGTTTGGTGCGTATAGATGCAGCATTTGGTGAATTAAAACTGAAAACATGGGCAAACCTATGCAACCGCTTTGGGAAAAGAATCTTCTTGCGGATACCGCGATACCGACAACTACCTGAATACTCTAGCCCAATTCGCTGGTGCTGCAAGCGATCGCTTGACTGGGCGATCGCCGCAGCTCTATTAATTATACTTAGCCCCCTATTATTAATGCTGGCCGTCCTCAATCGCATCAGTTCACCAGAACCAGTAATTACTAAAAAATGGTGCGTAGGCAGAAGAGGCAAACTATTTTACCTTTACAACTTTCGCTGCACAACATGGAGCAACTTAGATAAATTACCCCAGTTGTTCAACATTCTCCAAGGCGACATGAGTTTTGTCGGACGACACCCTCAGCCATTGTACGACGCCATCAATATCAGCCCACAACAGCAGCAGTTATTAAATGCTTTACCAGGTATTACAGGAGTATGGCAAGTAAAAAATCAATTCAACTTATCGCTAGCAGATAAAATTGATGCTGAAAAGCAGTATTTAAAGTCTTGGTCTTTGTGGCAAGATTTCAAAATTCTTTTAATTAGAATTACCCAGAAATTTTTTGGGAAAGCCAACTCTTAATTACACCACTACGCGACGGACACTTTCCTCCACGGAGGGAACCTCCCCACGCAAGTGTTCTCCTCTGCGTGAGAAAATAACAAAATTAGCCAGATGAAACTTATTAATGCAGTTCAAAAAGTTATTCAGAACTTAGGCAACCACCAACTTGGTAAATGCAATATATGTGGGAATATTACTGCTTTTCTCTGTATTGATGTGCAAGCAGTTCGGAATAATATGTATTGCCCTTTTTGCCGCAGTTCATCACGTAAAAGGCACGTGGCAAAAATCATTATTCAAGAAGTTCTTAAACCTGGATCTACAATAGCTGAGATTCCCCAAACGCAGGAATTGAGTATTTATAATGCCGATGTCGATGATGCATTTTATCAAAAATTACATCATCACAACTTATATATCTGTTCTACATTTTCTCCCGAATTTAAACCTGGCTCAGAAATACGTCCTGGGGTATTTTGCCAAGATTTAGAACATTTAACCTTTGCCAATGAA
The genomic region above belongs to Calothrix sp. NIES-2098 and contains:
- a CDS encoding putative glucosyltransferase yields the protein MTSIVELSFIIVSWNSARTLRGAIESCLAAIHKYYPHTSRIVVYDNASIDNCPQILDEFSRKYPQTFIGIKGKQNLGFATGNNRAVAASPSRMYVLVNPDVTFKPEVITKLATTLNSDRDIAIVCPKLVYLDRSVQPSIRRFPTFTYLILKQLLGETLQTLLHPFDYYYEQMSPPQKAVEVNWAIGAFMMVSGEYIARYGLFDERFFLYFEDVSLCLDAWQNGYRVLFQPEASALHIYQRSSTSSLFNYLRLVHIVSALKFFAKYRPYQKRWQLVLWLLTLKSQIKNSLRLLKSIIHKGLQKNIVSLR
- a CDS encoding type 11 methyltransferase gives rise to the protein MKLINAVQKVIQNLGNHQLGKCNICGNITAFLCIDVQAVRNNMYCPFCRSSSRKRHVAKIIIQEVLKPGSTIAEIPQTQELSIYNADVDDAFYQKLHHHNLYICSTFSPEFKPGSEIRPGVFCQDLEHLTFANETFDIAITEDVFEHVRNHQQGLREVHRILKPGGYHIFTVPCNFDRETIVRVDTSGKEDIHLLPPEYHGDKIRGNILAYRTFGIDIFDLLKKVGFETKVDFSNYLDRKNGIFDSYVFCSQKV
- a CDS encoding sugar transferase, with the protein product MPDSYKSTSATATPDLDKQLFGNQQFLAQVDSWNYQVTGFKEYATQSSIANTSLGYKIKLRQGQLLVRQAENLEDIHLLSYRNEQFLTEWLQYSPAGLVRIDAAFGELKLKTWANLCNRFGKRIFLRIPRYRQLPEYSSPIRWCCKRSLDWAIAAALLIILSPLLLMLAVLNRISSPEPVITKKWCVGRRGKLFYLYNFRCTTWSNLDKLPQLFNILQGDMSFVGRHPQPLYDAINISPQQQQLLNALPGITGVWQVKNQFNLSLADKIDAEKQYLKSWSLWQDFKILLIRITQKFFGKANS
- a CDS encoding ABC transporter-related protein — protein: MQTEIPKLIGKLLIKTKFWQEHYLIINSFQPLRGIAALAILFTLIGAFLEATGIGLVAFLLQCLTNVNQPPLQTGIGWFDIWILGTKANISERIYRISGLILLNVWARAIFTYLGRYTAKYCEVRLIDSLRKQIFEQLQHLSLSYYTQKRSGELFQTFSTEVGEISYAFNEVINFVSKSCIIVAYTIAMFVISWQLTLATVILFSLLAAGASNLIRRVRAASVEMTTTASELASTAVEFVNGVRTVQAFWTHDYERRRFYQVAQQVMKAWLKMNSMSGIVQPLIEAIATTILIGIILVAVTTLVASGKLHVVLLLAFLFALFRLLPIISHMNSSWGLIATYYGSLRSVHELLRTDNKPYMQDGEREFSGLKRSLELIHVNFSYDNRKLVLENITFTIERNQMVALVGASGSGKTTLADLLMRFYDPTAGKILVDGMDLRQFQLKSLRSRMAVVSQDTFIFNTTVHNNIAYGLEGVDDAAIEQAAIQANALEFILELPQGFNTKLGDRGVRLSGGQRQRIAIARALLRNPEILILDEATSALDSVSERLIQDSLEKLAVGRTVIAIAHRLSTIFRADKIIVLEQGHIVEQGGYQELLQQHGKFWQYHQMQSQLGQISSN